A window of the Camelus dromedarius isolate mCamDro1 chromosome 5, mCamDro1.pat, whole genome shotgun sequence genome harbors these coding sequences:
- the CFL2 gene encoding cofilin-2, whose protein sequence is MASGVTVNDEVIKVFNDMKVRKSSTQEEIKKRKKAVLFCLSDDKRQIIVEEAKQILVGDIGDTVEDPYTSFVKLLPLNDCRYALYDATYETKESKKEDLVFIFWAPESAPLKSKMIYASSKDAIKKKFTGIKHEWQVNGLDDIKDRSTLGEKLGGNVVVSLEGKPL, encoded by the exons ATG GCTTCTGGAGTTACAGTGAATGATGAAGTCATCAAAGTTTTTAATGATATGAAAGTAAGGAAATCTTCTACACAAGAGgagatcaaaaaaagaaagaaagcagttcTCTTCTGTTTAAGCGATGACAAAAGACAAATAATTGTAGAGGAAGCAAAGCAGATCTTGGTGGGTGACATTGGTGATACTGTAGAGGACCCCTACACATCTTTTGTGAAGTTGCTACCTCTGAATGATTGCCGATATGCTTTGTACGATGCCACATACGAAACAAAAGAGTCTAAGAAAGAAGACCTAGTATTTATATTCTG GGCTCCTGAAAGTGCACCTTTAAAAAGCAAGATGATTTATGCTAGCTCTAAAgatgccattaaaaagaaatttacag gtaTTAAACATGAGTGGCAAGTAAATGGCTTGGATGATATAAAGGACCGTTCGACACTTGGAGAGAAATTGGGAGGCAATGTAGTAGTTTCACTTGAAGGAAAACCCTTATAA